The Parachlamydia acanthamoebae genome has a window encoding:
- a CDS encoding RHS repeat-associated core domain-containing protein, producing MKHIFLFLFLTLCCRIFSFQTSLSTPEHIENDPVHLYLHHAINVINGTLYEAETDLATSGASSLTLKRIYFPQERATSPWEHGWQFNYPHYQSSSNDKKVNNQLEYDAQGRLIKIHSNHDEQITFSYTQDHPLQCHVKSHDGQNLKYSYASHTNSKNQIFHLLEEAKLPSGLVWRYQYQEHPLEKKMLLIHKEGSEGYFVQTEYYDQEEIDSIPSKEGPLRNFSCGKIKCQWQPHGIDKTPVKTVSLVYSPGKTEVFDALNNQTTYHYNGYGQITAVEYYLKDDVQDPILYRTEKYYWDSNLKIQAPIGKTIEDSQGNVWLCQRYLYNEEGSLIQETLYGNLSGHCPSPIILDEHGIPKNPAIEHYSSYYTYKDNNLVQIKGDNGSSLSFVYDNHLLKGKFYHDQERIRIREFYDYNADDILIKTITDDGSSYDPDDLKHVSERQITYIHLFQSGPFVGLTDSIEEKYLDLSDQTEHLIKRIQHFYSTNHKLIRRDIFNSHQNFSFSEVQDYDHLGNLTYVATPSWTQEYKFDLYGNILLNKKTLPSGDSEEVVNHYDFRNRLIRQELFSSARLSKMAVFSYDLQGNKISEDDGYGNATSFEYDGLNRLVKTISPAVENEQGEKIHPVLTYSYDIFDHITSMVSPKGEMTSTTYNIRGKPLKITYPDLSEESFEYSLDGSLKRWNMKNGCSIVYERDFLGRVTKASLLDAQSVLIQGTQAIYSTSNLKTVIAPSGVVIDHLYDPSGKQIGQIQHTADTSVHTICHYDATEQLVSTEEWIAPNKEYYTKTIYHQKGSVVESQQGKILYETKTDTSTKKPLNEKRWVNSLGQNVLLLEETDKNGNLISLLYDALGRMVALTKTSSSGELLFKQEYRYDLVGNKIWQKSQNDKNSIIHEWEYGPGNHLLKHIEGSGLACQRTTYYIYDKDKLVKTIKPNGVELMAIYNGRGLIEHLFSSDGTIDYSYAYDSANRITQLIDHRLKQTTKRTYSSTGLLTDEELGNGLQMIHEYDAKGRKTKVILPDDSAVIYTYNPLFLKKVQRVSPSGKICYQHTYSFDIHGQLETSELIQGLGTIHYQYNKDGRCEEINSPFFKEKLFYDTADNLKATIITHNNETLNAQYSYDCLDQLIQEESSYFEHSYLFDSLFQCQEKDHIAYQYDDLFQLLDTSEQSFEYDPNGNCTAQIQSQQHISYTYDALDRLIQLKTDHQYLIEYQYDCFNRRLSKLIKVFNVSENEWQTHHQIHFLYDEDREIGEIDPEGNIQKLRILGQGMGAEIGAAIALEIHGHVYAPICDHRGSITCLVDTETAEIVESYQYSAFGEEQIYNAKNEQVPLSPSANPWRFSSKYREDETQLIFFGKRFYDPKNGRWLTPDPLRADSPNFYTYVNNNPLNHVDLYGLFSLKTAFQKYANFTQWLALPFGSSSLKRCLKKCSEHLIARPFFNLTGFYIYPSETGTYGHGEFSDQVRVTMINGILNTYEDFSSTLRIVSETHGGENIHYVFRPTQGLFPDLLQAFMSKIGYLSPHVRQLARTWKDMIQEMGGTENGGLIIHYAHSLGGTDTFTAAQLLTPEEKRMLRIFTIGSPTLFSNQGFENVLNYVSKRDGVSLFDPVGYIKGIFSQTSNVSYVGTLKGIPLIDHLIGWVTYTDLLKILGIKFLQSYPSPDY from the coding sequence ATGAAACACATATTTTTATTTTTATTTCTAACGCTTTGCTGCCGAATTTTTTCGTTTCAGACTTCTTTATCTACTCCTGAACATATTGAAAACGACCCTGTTCATCTTTACCTTCATCATGCCATCAATGTTATCAACGGTACGCTTTACGAAGCGGAAACAGATTTGGCTACCAGCGGAGCCTCTTCATTAACTTTAAAACGTATTTACTTCCCTCAAGAACGCGCAACGAGTCCTTGGGAACACGGTTGGCAATTTAACTATCCCCATTATCAAAGCTCTTCAAACGATAAAAAAGTAAATAATCAGCTTGAATATGATGCTCAAGGTCGTTTAATCAAAATTCATTCAAATCATGATGAACAGATTACCTTTTCTTACACTCAGGATCATCCACTACAATGCCATGTCAAAAGTCATGACGGACAAAACCTAAAATACTCTTATGCTTCTCATACAAATTCTAAAAATCAAATTTTTCATCTTTTAGAAGAAGCAAAACTCCCCTCCGGATTGGTTTGGAGATATCAATATCAAGAGCACCCTCTTGAAAAAAAGATGCTTTTGATACACAAAGAAGGGTCTGAAGGCTATTTTGTTCAAACAGAATATTATGATCAGGAAGAAATAGATTCTATTCCTTCTAAAGAGGGTCCATTAAGAAATTTTAGTTGCGGTAAGATCAAATGCCAATGGCAACCACATGGCATAGATAAAACACCTGTTAAAACCGTGTCCTTGGTTTATTCGCCAGGTAAAACAGAAGTTTTTGATGCTCTAAACAATCAGACCACGTATCACTACAATGGCTATGGCCAGATTACCGCTGTCGAATATTATTTGAAAGATGATGTCCAAGATCCCATTTTATATCGCACGGAGAAGTATTATTGGGATAGCAACTTAAAAATCCAAGCACCTATTGGAAAGACGATTGAAGATAGTCAAGGAAACGTTTGGCTCTGTCAACGCTACCTTTACAATGAAGAAGGAAGCTTAATTCAAGAAACGTTGTATGGAAATTTGTCAGGTCATTGTCCTAGTCCCATTATCCTAGACGAACACGGCATCCCGAAGAACCCCGCTATTGAACATTACTCTTCTTACTATACATACAAAGATAACAATCTCGTTCAAATTAAAGGAGATAACGGTTCTTCTTTATCCTTTGTTTATGATAATCACTTGCTAAAAGGTAAATTCTACCATGATCAAGAACGAATTCGCATAAGAGAGTTTTATGACTACAACGCTGATGATATCTTGATTAAAACTATCACCGATGATGGTTCTTCATATGATCCCGATGATTTAAAACACGTCTCTGAAAGACAGATCACTTACATCCATTTATTCCAATCAGGTCCTTTTGTAGGGCTTACTGATAGCATTGAAGAGAAATATCTCGATCTAAGTGATCAAACAGAACATCTGATCAAAAGGATTCAGCATTTTTATTCCACAAATCATAAACTGATCCGTAGAGATATTTTCAACAGCCATCAAAATTTCAGTTTTTCCGAAGTTCAAGACTATGATCATCTGGGTAATTTAACGTATGTGGCAACGCCCTCTTGGACTCAAGAATATAAATTCGATCTTTATGGCAACATCCTTTTGAATAAAAAAACACTACCATCAGGGGATTCGGAAGAAGTTGTGAATCATTATGATTTTCGAAACCGTCTCATTCGACAAGAACTTTTTTCTTCTGCGCGATTATCAAAAATGGCGGTATTTTCATATGATCTGCAAGGGAATAAAATTTCCGAAGATGATGGGTATGGCAATGCCACCTCCTTTGAATATGATGGATTGAATCGTTTGGTAAAAACCATCTCTCCTGCTGTTGAAAATGAACAAGGAGAAAAGATACACCCTGTTTTAACATATTCTTACGATATTTTTGATCACATTACCTCCATGGTTAGTCCCAAAGGAGAAATGACATCTACGACCTACAATATTCGAGGAAAGCCGTTAAAAATTACCTATCCAGATCTCTCTGAGGAGTCATTTGAATATTCTTTAGATGGGTCTTTAAAAAGATGGAACATGAAAAATGGGTGCTCAATTGTTTACGAAAGAGATTTTTTAGGAAGGGTCACCAAAGCTAGCTTACTTGATGCTCAAAGTGTTCTCATACAAGGCACTCAAGCCATTTATTCTACAAGCAACTTAAAGACGGTAATCGCGCCTTCAGGAGTCGTCATTGATCACTTGTATGACCCTTCTGGCAAACAAATTGGACAAATTCAACATACAGCCGATACATCTGTTCATACGATTTGTCATTACGATGCAACCGAACAACTTGTCTCTACCGAGGAATGGATCGCCCCCAACAAAGAATATTATACGAAGACTATTTATCATCAAAAAGGTTCAGTAGTAGAAAGCCAGCAAGGCAAAATTTTGTATGAAACCAAAACTGACACGTCGACTAAAAAACCTTTAAACGAAAAACGATGGGTGAATTCCCTGGGTCAAAATGTTTTGCTGCTTGAAGAGACAGATAAAAATGGAAACCTCATCAGCTTGCTTTACGATGCACTAGGAAGAATGGTGGCATTGACCAAAACATCCTCTTCTGGAGAATTATTGTTTAAGCAGGAATATCGTTATGACCTTGTCGGAAACAAAATTTGGCAAAAATCGCAAAATGATAAAAATTCAATTATCCATGAATGGGAGTACGGCCCTGGTAACCACTTGCTCAAGCATATAGAAGGAAGTGGTCTTGCTTGTCAGCGTACGACCTATTACATCTACGACAAGGACAAACTCGTCAAAACAATCAAGCCTAATGGCGTTGAACTTATGGCCATCTATAATGGCAGGGGTTTGATCGAGCATTTATTCTCTTCAGACGGAACCATTGATTATTCCTATGCCTACGATTCAGCAAACCGGATTACCCAATTGATTGATCATCGCTTAAAGCAGACGACTAAAAGAACCTACTCTTCTACGGGTCTTCTTACTGATGAAGAACTAGGTAACGGTCTTCAGATGATCCATGAATATGATGCCAAAGGAAGAAAGACTAAAGTCATTCTTCCTGATGATTCAGCTGTTATTTATACCTACAACCCTCTTTTTCTTAAGAAAGTTCAACGTGTCTCACCATCAGGAAAAATTTGCTATCAGCATACTTATTCTTTCGATATCCATGGACAATTGGAAACTTCGGAATTGATTCAAGGATTGGGAACAATCCATTATCAGTATAATAAGGACGGACGCTGTGAAGAGATCAATTCTCCTTTTTTTAAGGAAAAATTATTTTATGATACTGCAGATAATCTTAAAGCAACCATCATCACTCACAACAATGAGACTTTAAATGCGCAGTATTCGTATGATTGCTTGGACCAGCTCATCCAGGAGGAATCTTCTTACTTCGAGCATTCTTATCTTTTTGATTCCCTATTCCAATGTCAGGAAAAAGATCATATCGCATATCAATATGACGATTTATTTCAACTTTTAGATACTTCTGAGCAATCTTTTGAGTATGATCCCAATGGAAACTGTACAGCTCAAATTCAAAGTCAACAACATATTTCCTATACTTACGATGCTTTAGACCGTTTAATTCAACTCAAAACAGATCATCAATATCTCATCGAATATCAATATGACTGTTTCAATCGACGTCTTTCTAAGCTTATTAAAGTTTTTAATGTTTCGGAAAATGAATGGCAAACACACCATCAAATCCACTTTTTATACGACGAAGACCGTGAAATTGGAGAAATCGATCCAGAAGGCAATATCCAAAAACTACGCATTTTAGGTCAGGGAATGGGAGCTGAAATTGGAGCTGCTATTGCCTTGGAAATTCACGGCCATGTGTACGCTCCTATTTGTGATCATCGAGGCTCTATCACTTGTTTAGTCGATACTGAAACAGCTGAGATTGTGGAAAGCTACCAATATTCTGCTTTTGGAGAGGAACAGATTTACAATGCAAAAAATGAACAAGTGCCATTGAGCCCATCAGCAAATCCTTGGAGATTTTCTAGTAAATATCGAGAAGACGAAACGCAATTGATTTTCTTTGGAAAAAGATTTTATGATCCTAAAAACGGACGCTGGCTTACTCCAGATCCCTTACGCGCAGACTCTCCAAATTTTTACACCTATGTCAATAATAACCCTCTTAATCATGTCGATTTATATGGGCTATTTTCACTCAAAACAGCCTTTCAGAAATATGCAAATTTCACCCAATGGCTCGCATTACCTTTTGGATCATCTTCGTTAAAACGTTGTTTAAAAAAATGCTCTGAGCACCTCATCGCACGCCCTTTCTTTAATTTGACAGGCTTTTATATTTATCCTTCTGAAACTGGCACCTATGGGCATGGAGAATTTAGTGATCAAGTACGAGTCACCATGATCAATGGAATATTAAATACGTACGAAGATTTTAGTTCGACCCTGCGGATTGTATCTGAAACGCATGGAGGAGAAAATATTCATTATGTCTTTCGCCCCACCCAAGGTCTTTTTCCTGATTTATTACAAGCCTTCATGTCAAAAATTGGGTACCTTTCTCCCCATGTTCGACAGCTCGCACGTACCTGGAAAGACATGATTCAAGAGATGGGTGGAACCGAAAATGGGGGCCTCATTATCCATTATGCACACAGTTTAGGCGGTACAGATACTTTTACGGCTGCTCAATTACTAACACCTGAAGAGAAGCGGATGTTGAGAATTTTTACGATAGGATCTCCCACGCTTTTTT
- a CDS encoding glycosyltransferase family 2 protein: MISVTILTKNSEKYLREVLEPLSPFDEVVIFDNGSSDQTLEIAKQFSNVSIHQGIFSGFGPTHNHASHLAKNDWILSIDSDEIVTPEMIAEIKQTPLSDTCVYSFPRHNYFNGKFIRWCGWYPDRQYRLYHRKKTSFTNAQVHEAIQTDQLTKIALQSPLIHYSYGSLSDFLSKMQSYSELFAKQNQGKKSSSITKAILHGSFAFFKSYILKRGFMGGYEGFVISTYNANTAFYKYLKLYEANKSDKC; the protein is encoded by the coding sequence ATGATTAGTGTAACCATCCTCACAAAAAATAGCGAAAAGTATCTACGAGAGGTTTTAGAACCTCTCTCTCCATTTGATGAAGTGGTCATCTTTGACAATGGTTCAAGCGACCAAACATTAGAAATTGCTAAACAATTTTCGAATGTTTCTATTCATCAAGGAATTTTTAGCGGATTCGGCCCCACACACAACCACGCTTCTCATTTAGCTAAAAATGATTGGATCCTATCGATCGATAGCGATGAAATTGTCACACCAGAGATGATTGCCGAAATTAAACAAACTCCTCTTTCCGATACCTGTGTCTATTCTTTTCCCCGCCATAACTATTTTAACGGAAAGTTTATTCGCTGGTGTGGCTGGTATCCTGACCGTCAATACCGCTTATATCATCGCAAAAAAACCAGTTTTACCAATGCTCAAGTTCACGAGGCTATTCAAACAGATCAGCTAACAAAAATTGCCTTGCAATCTCCTCTTATCCATTATTCTTATGGCTCCCTCTCCGATTTTTTAAGCAAAATGCAATCCTATTCTGAATTATTTGCCAAACAAAATCAGGGGAAAAAATCTTCTTCCATCACTAAAGCTATTCTCCACGGCTCTTTTGCCTTTTTTAAAAGCTATATTCTAAAAAGAGGTTTTATGGGTGGCTATGAAGGTTTTGTCATTTCTACATACAATGCCAATACAGCTTTTTATAAGTACCTGAAACTCTATGAAGCCAATAAAAGCGATAAATGCTAA
- a CDS encoding peroxiredoxin — MKYRVNVGDGLPQFKIKDQEGFEVTEEDLIGSPLVLYFYPKDDTPGCTKEACEFRDRMDDLDKLNTLVVGVSPDTAESHQKFISKHKLNFTLLCDDNLDLAQKFDTLREKVENGQTIKTPERTTFVIDMDGIIRWIERPVNIEGHFDRVYQAVQKVVEDFEEGDIDFPIEIIKKIEKESLEKKHDS; from the coding sequence ATGAAATACAGAGTGAATGTGGGAGACGGCCTTCCGCAGTTTAAGATTAAAGATCAAGAAGGCTTTGAAGTTACCGAAGAAGATTTAATTGGCAGCCCTCTTGTTTTGTACTTTTACCCAAAAGATGACACGCCTGGTTGTACGAAAGAAGCTTGCGAATTCCGCGATAGAATGGATGACCTAGATAAACTTAATACGCTTGTCGTAGGTGTCAGCCCTGATACAGCAGAATCTCACCAGAAATTTATCAGCAAGCACAAACTCAATTTCACATTACTGTGTGATGATAATTTGGATCTAGCTCAGAAATTTGACACCCTAAGAGAAAAAGTAGAAAATGGGCAAACAATCAAAACTCCAGAACGGACAACTTTTGTGATCGATATGGATGGAATTATCCGCTGGATTGAACGTCCTGTTAATATTGAAGGCCATTTTGACAGGGTCTATCAAGCTGTACAAAAAGTTGTGGAGGATTTCGAAGAAGGAGATATAGATTTTCCGATTGAAATCATAAAAAAGATCGAGAAAGAATCTTTGGAAAAGAAGCACGATTCCTGA
- the hemB gene encoding porphobilinogen synthase, protein MLIQPSLNLEKKIPILVDKRLRRNRRTPAIRALVQENYLQAQQLVAPLFILEGRNREEPIASMPGISRLSIDLLIQKIIKLYELGIRAVDLFPVISADAKDTFGSEAIREGNLLQQAVYEIKNVLPELCVMVDVALDPYTDHGHDGLVDDKGAILNDATLEVLARMSILAADAGADIIAPSDMMDGRVAHIRKVLDAHGHIEVSILAYAAKYASAFYGPFRDALQSAPKFGDKKTYQLNPANSREGIRESLCDEEEGADFLLVKPALAYLDLIYRIKEVSHLPIAAYHVSGEYAMIMAAAERGWIDGDRILAESLISIKRAGADFILTYGAERMAELLKSGWNF, encoded by the coding sequence ATGCTAATACAACCCTCATTGAATCTTGAAAAAAAAATTCCGATTCTGGTGGATAAACGTTTAAGAAGGAATCGTCGAACTCCCGCTATACGTGCACTTGTCCAAGAAAATTATCTGCAAGCCCAACAGCTTGTAGCGCCTTTATTCATATTGGAAGGAAGAAATCGGGAAGAGCCCATTGCAAGTATGCCGGGTATTTCTCGCCTATCTATCGATTTGTTAATTCAGAAAATTATCAAACTATATGAGTTAGGTATTCGAGCCGTGGATCTTTTTCCTGTGATTTCAGCAGATGCGAAAGATACATTTGGTTCAGAAGCTATTCGTGAAGGCAATCTACTACAACAGGCCGTTTATGAAATCAAAAATGTTCTACCTGAACTATGTGTTATGGTCGATGTTGCCTTGGATCCCTACACAGATCATGGTCATGATGGATTAGTAGATGATAAAGGAGCCATTCTCAATGACGCGACCCTAGAAGTTTTAGCTCGAATGTCCATTTTGGCCGCCGATGCGGGTGCAGACATTATTGCACCTAGCGATATGATGGATGGTAGAGTGGCACACATTAGAAAAGTATTAGATGCGCATGGGCATATCGAAGTGAGTATTTTAGCCTATGCCGCTAAATATGCTTCGGCTTTTTATGGTCCTTTTCGCGATGCCCTTCAGTCAGCGCCCAAATTTGGGGATAAAAAAACATATCAGCTAAATCCAGCCAATTCCAGAGAAGGAATTCGAGAAAGTTTATGTGATGAAGAAGAAGGGGCTGATTTCTTGCTTGTCAAACCCGCTTTGGCCTACCTAGATCTGATTTATCGAATAAAAGAAGTCTCCCACTTGCCAATTGCGGCCTATCATGTCAGCGGGGAATATGCCATGATTATGGCAGCAGCTGAAAGAGGCTGGATTGATGGAGATCGTATTTTGGCGGAAAGCTTAATTTCTATCAAAAGAGCAGGAGCAGATTTTATTTTGACATATGGGGCGGAGCGGATGGCAGAGTTGCTGAAGTCAGGATGGAATTTTTAA
- a CDS encoding YjbH domain-containing protein: protein MKHILYFFYFMFVFSSAFSTTWTAPTASGNLFDDLLIVDYWNRRINDRMPIFFNHLLQGGYLNMPSARMGQEGEIGAGFSYVPPYHTYNLRFQVLDRLEISGNYRVFRGIRDPILSPYGFGDLSDKGANVKFAILKPEDSDYSLPGLAFGLEDFMGTSAFKARYFVFTQVFLPQNLEISLGWGWHRIRGLFGGVHWIPFRQHCSPLLKNFALVAEYDAIPYHDHRIEKHPHGRDKKSSFNFGIKYRLWDIFDFSVGQVRGSKLAFSASANYNFGTTKGFFPKINNPIPYQAPQNIEPLGDRRPEMAMIQDLIYPFDEQGFDLIKMSISPDCYGQTTLRIHVENRVYRTQCEVRTRLNHLLSHLSPTNIDHIIVVIEAEGLPLQEYHFAVRFLHDFAAKEIATPELNVLSPLCDVSFSSPACSRVIFEKPRDLFNIELFPKMHTFFGSSSGKFKYLYGLNIAFDGYLLGDVYYTVLLGYAFASNLGDIKDMDRLNPSQLINVRTDVIRYYQQKGITLDQAYLQKNWNMGRGWFSRVSTGLFEEAYGGIASEVLFYPVCSPFAIGIEGAVLKKRSYHGVGFTNKIRKLKGFVPTYKRFLGKQYFANLHYDCKPLNMDFHVKWGKFLANDWGTRFEVTRYFDSGLQVSFWYTRTSAKDYINGSRYQDRGVAVSMPLDILYTHSDRKRWGYGLSAWLRDIGVFAFTGDSLFRTIRESRQD, encoded by the coding sequence ATGAAACACATTCTTTACTTCTTCTATTTCATGTTTGTGTTTTCTTCTGCTTTTTCCACAACTTGGACAGCTCCAACAGCTTCAGGAAATCTTTTCGACGACCTCCTGATTGTTGACTACTGGAATCGTCGCATTAACGACCGCATGCCAATCTTTTTCAATCACTTGCTGCAAGGAGGCTATCTAAACATGCCTTCAGCTCGCATGGGCCAAGAGGGTGAAATTGGAGCAGGCTTCTCTTATGTTCCTCCTTATCATACTTACAATCTGCGCTTTCAAGTTTTAGATCGGCTAGAAATCTCCGGTAATTATCGCGTGTTTAGAGGCATCCGAGATCCCATTTTGAGTCCTTATGGATTTGGTGATCTTTCTGATAAAGGAGCAAACGTCAAATTTGCGATTTTGAAGCCCGAGGATAGCGACTATTCTCTGCCAGGACTAGCCTTTGGTTTAGAAGATTTTATGGGCACCAGCGCCTTTAAAGCGCGTTATTTCGTTTTTACACAGGTCTTTCTGCCTCAAAATCTTGAGATTAGCTTAGGCTGGGGTTGGCATCGCATCCGCGGTCTTTTTGGAGGTGTCCATTGGATCCCTTTCCGACAGCATTGTAGTCCACTTTTGAAAAATTTCGCGCTCGTCGCAGAATACGACGCCATCCCCTATCATGATCATCGCATTGAGAAACACCCGCACGGTAGAGATAAAAAATCTTCATTTAACTTTGGAATCAAGTATCGCTTATGGGATATTTTTGATTTCTCAGTTGGCCAAGTACGAGGGAGCAAGCTCGCTTTTTCGGCTTCAGCCAACTACAATTTTGGAACAACCAAAGGATTTTTCCCAAAAATTAATAACCCCATTCCTTATCAGGCTCCACAAAATATTGAGCCGCTTGGGGATAGACGCCCTGAGATGGCGATGATTCAAGATTTGATCTACCCTTTTGACGAGCAAGGCTTTGACCTTATCAAAATGAGTATTTCACCCGACTGCTATGGGCAAACGACGCTTCGCATTCATGTAGAAAACCGCGTTTATCGCACGCAATGTGAAGTTCGAACACGCTTAAACCACCTGCTCTCTCATCTTTCTCCTACCAATATCGACCATATTATTGTGGTTATTGAAGCTGAAGGACTTCCCTTACAAGAATACCACTTCGCAGTCCGTTTTCTACACGATTTTGCAGCTAAAGAGATCGCGACTCCCGAATTAAATGTTTTGAGTCCCCTATGTGATGTCAGCTTCTCAAGTCCTGCATGTAGCCGCGTAATCTTTGAAAAACCGCGCGATCTATTTAATATTGAGCTATTTCCAAAAATGCATACATTCTTTGGGAGTTCTTCCGGAAAATTTAAGTATTTATATGGATTAAATATCGCTTTTGACGGCTATCTACTTGGAGATGTTTACTATACGGTTTTATTAGGATATGCCTTTGCCTCAAATTTGGGGGATATCAAGGATATGGACCGCCTGAATCCTTCCCAGCTCATTAATGTGCGCACAGATGTGATTCGTTATTACCAACAAAAGGGAATTACTCTGGATCAAGCTTATCTTCAAAAAAATTGGAACATGGGAAGAGGATGGTTTTCGCGTGTCTCCACAGGATTATTTGAAGAAGCCTATGGAGGAATTGCATCGGAAGTCTTATTTTATCCAGTTTGCTCTCCTTTTGCGATTGGGATAGAGGGTGCCGTATTAAAAAAACGATCTTACCATGGCGTTGGCTTTACCAACAAAATTCGAAAGCTGAAGGGATTTGTGCCAACTTACAAAAGGTTTTTAGGAAAGCAGTATTTTGCAAACCTGCATTATGACTGCAAACCTTTAAATATGGATTTTCATGTGAAATGGGGGAAATTTTTAGCCAATGACTGGGGAACCCGTTTCGAAGTAACCCGCTATTTTGATAGTGGTTTACAGGTTTCTTTTTGGTATACGCGCACCAGCGCTAAAGATTACATCAATGGATCTCGTTACCAAGATCGTGGAGTAGCAGTATCAATGCCTTTGGATATCTTATATACGCATAGTGACCGGAAACGTTGGGGCTATGGCTTATCTGCGTGGTTGAGGGATATTGGGGTATTCGCATTTACAGGCGATTCCCTCTTCAGAACTATTCGGGAAAGTCGACAAGATTAA
- a CDS encoding Na(+)-translocating NADH-quinone reductase subunit A → MTQINITKGLDIPIKGKPSGEIKPLIASGEAGVAHQPVLISLNLKPFEETKFRLLAKVDEKVKIGQPLAEDKEATGRMFVSPAAGVIKEIRRGLKRRLLDIVIEVAKEEEYQTYSPLDLDKASKEDIIERLKVGGLFAYIRSRPFNTLANPEKVPRAIFVKAVESAPFVPPAELQIQGHEKDFQTGLNALAKLTSGKVHLVYKEDTPSQTFLQAQHVEKHTVKGPHPIGNVSLHIQHIDPIRSPEDILWTLTAADVAAIGYFLTNGKILTERVISIAGPGVIDNQIGYYKVRSGYPINRLVAGKIRKGFNRFISGDPLMGERAEADDFLGFYHHALSIVPENTTREFLHFFRLGTDKYSFSRAYASGHFDNSHREYDFTTNRHGEHRAFIDSSLYNKVMPLEVPCMELVKSVLAEDYDLAEILGLLEVDSEDFALPTFVCPSKMEMTEIIKNGLRQYAKELSS, encoded by the coding sequence ATGACGCAAATAAACATTACCAAAGGCCTTGATATTCCTATTAAAGGCAAACCTTCTGGAGAAATTAAACCTCTTATCGCTTCTGGAGAAGCCGGTGTAGCGCATCAACCCGTTTTGATTTCGCTTAATTTAAAGCCTTTCGAAGAGACCAAATTTAGGCTGCTCGCTAAAGTGGATGAAAAAGTTAAAATTGGACAGCCTCTTGCTGAAGATAAAGAAGCAACAGGCCGTATGTTTGTCTCTCCAGCTGCAGGTGTAATTAAAGAAATTCGCAGAGGACTTAAGAGACGCCTTCTCGATATTGTGATTGAAGTCGCAAAAGAGGAAGAATACCAAACCTATTCTCCTTTAGATTTAGATAAAGCGTCCAAAGAAGACATTATTGAACGTTTAAAAGTAGGCGGATTATTCGCTTATATTCGCTCAAGACCGTTTAACACTCTGGCAAATCCCGAAAAAGTCCCTAGGGCTATTTTTGTAAAAGCAGTCGAATCTGCACCTTTTGTGCCTCCCGCAGAACTTCAAATCCAGGGTCATGAAAAAGATTTTCAAACAGGTCTCAATGCTTTAGCTAAGTTAACATCAGGAAAAGTCCATCTCGTTTACAAAGAAGACACCCCATCTCAAACATTTTTACAAGCACAACATGTTGAAAAACACACAGTAAAGGGGCCACATCCCATTGGGAATGTGTCTTTGCATATCCAACACATCGATCCGATCCGCTCGCCAGAAGATATTTTATGGACTCTTACTGCAGCCGATGTCGCTGCCATTGGCTATTTCCTAACAAATGGAAAAATCTTGACGGAACGTGTGATTAGCATCGCCGGCCCCGGTGTTATTGATAACCAAATTGGGTATTATAAGGTTCGCTCAGGCTATCCTATTAACCGCTTAGTCGCTGGCAAAATCCGCAAAGGCTTTAACCGCTTTATTTCTGGTGATCCTCTGATGGGAGAGCGAGCAGAAGCTGACGACTTTTTGGGTTTTTACCACCATGCGCTTTCAATTGTCCCCGAAAACACAACACGGGAATTTTTGCACTTCTTCCGTTTGGGAACGGATAAGTATTCCTTTAGCCGTGCTTATGCTTCTGGCCACTTCGATAATTCTCACCGCGAGTATGATTTTACGACAAATCGACACGGGGAACATCGCGCATTTATCGACAGTTCGCTTTACAATAAAGTCATGCCTCTAGAAGTTCCTTGTATGGAGCTAGTCAAATCTGTCTTGGCAGAAGATTACGATCTTGCTGAAATTCTTGGATTGTTAGAAGTGGATAGTGAAGATTTTGCTTTGCCAACCTTCGTCTGTCCTTCCAAAATGGAAATGACTGAAATCATCAAAAATGGCTTACGTCAATACGCGAAAGAATTATCAAGCTAA